One window of Paenibacillus sp. FSL K6-3182 genomic DNA carries:
- a CDS encoding SMP-30/gluconolactonase/LRE family protein, with the protein MKNRRLRIRPIIIILITAIYIAWPISPATASQLPYETYYKDGFGQLVKTQAAYIPAGIIGTDVEITEANQAAGAEGKTKLQLNQPKDLFVDDKDHIYIADTGNNRIVHLDEHGQYIREIKVTESPLKKPSGIYVDEAGEIYVADTGNNRVVRLDQEGKLLKEFGRPESSYLPPAFKYDPVNLIVDKRGFIYVTTLGAFQGLVQLDPEGNFISFFGPNRVSFSLFDAFKRFVYTREMYQRELKKLPGAIANSTIDKNGFIYTVTKEISADQVKKLNIAGLDQLVGKGEFAALQPVRSYGEVFHRTRQSVSPQLNDITVDAAGNFTVIDSVSNMISQYDSNGNLLFFWGGDVITATSKTGIVKAPAAIASNSKGELLVLDSVNNFIQVLRLSEFGHLVHEANQLTQEGRYEQSEPLWSEVHRLNAQYIPALIGLAKAAYKKEEYARSEQLFYQAGVVGGYSESFWQNRLTWFQKHFGVLMNVALVLGVVYLLWNALSKKLRLKGKSSAKRSARHPILEQLQHMFYLIKHPVDGFYAIRYENKAGWLSSILILVFALASYGYIQAGTSFVFNPAVHVGVDLFPITIQFIGIWLGFVVSNYLISSLLRGEGRFRDVFYGSCYALFPIILIGIPVTLLSNVLTLNELAIFKFLKLFIVLWVVFLFIWMVQGIHNYTFIEAIFIILLSLLALAIIVILIFILISLSIELVNFINSLYQEVIIR; encoded by the coding sequence TTGAAGAACAGGAGGCTGCGGATTCGTCCGATCATTATAATCCTGATTACGGCGATTTACATAGCTTGGCCCATCTCACCGGCCACAGCCTCGCAGTTACCGTACGAAACCTACTATAAGGATGGATTCGGACAGCTGGTGAAGACGCAAGCGGCTTACATTCCTGCTGGCATTATTGGTACGGATGTTGAGATTACGGAAGCAAACCAAGCTGCGGGAGCCGAAGGGAAAACAAAGCTGCAGCTTAATCAGCCCAAGGATCTATTTGTGGATGATAAGGACCATATCTACATCGCAGACACGGGCAATAATCGAATCGTACACTTGGATGAGCACGGCCAATATATTCGTGAAATCAAAGTAACAGAAAGCCCGCTCAAGAAGCCAAGCGGCATTTATGTCGATGAAGCTGGAGAGATTTACGTTGCAGATACGGGCAACAACCGGGTCGTAAGGCTCGATCAAGAAGGCAAGCTGCTAAAAGAATTTGGCCGTCCGGAGTCCAGCTATTTGCCGCCGGCTTTCAAGTATGACCCGGTTAACCTCATTGTAGATAAGCGCGGTTTTATTTATGTAACGACGCTTGGCGCTTTTCAAGGCTTGGTGCAGCTGGATCCAGAGGGCAATTTCATTAGTTTTTTTGGGCCGAATCGCGTAAGCTTCTCTTTGTTTGACGCATTTAAGCGATTTGTATATACGCGGGAAATGTATCAAAGGGAGCTGAAGAAGCTGCCTGGAGCTATCGCCAACTCAACGATAGACAAAAACGGATTTATTTATACGGTGACGAAGGAAATTAGCGCGGATCAGGTGAAGAAGCTTAACATCGCGGGTCTCGACCAGCTGGTAGGCAAAGGTGAATTCGCTGCCCTGCAGCCGGTGCGTTCTTACGGAGAGGTATTTCACAGAACTAGGCAAAGTGTAAGTCCTCAGCTCAATGATATTACGGTGGATGCTGCCGGCAACTTTACTGTGATCGACTCTGTAAGCAATATGATTAGCCAATATGATTCGAATGGCAATCTGTTGTTTTTCTGGGGCGGGGATGTCATTACCGCTACGTCCAAGACAGGAATCGTCAAAGCGCCAGCAGCTATTGCGAGCAATTCCAAGGGTGAGCTGCTCGTGCTGGACAGCGTCAATAATTTCATTCAAGTGCTGCGGCTGTCTGAGTTCGGCCATCTCGTCCACGAAGCGAATCAATTAACGCAGGAAGGCAGATACGAGCAAAGCGAGCCGCTCTGGAGCGAGGTTCATCGTTTAAATGCGCAATATATACCGGCACTGATCGGTTTGGCGAAGGCCGCTTACAAAAAAGAAGAGTACGCAAGGTCGGAGCAGCTGTTTTATCAGGCAGGCGTAGTAGGCGGTTATTCAGAATCCTTTTGGCAAAATCGGTTGACGTGGTTCCAGAAGCACTTTGGCGTCCTCATGAATGTGGCGCTCGTGCTTGGCGTTGTGTATCTTCTATGGAATGCTTTATCCAAAAAGCTTCGCTTAAAAGGCAAATCGTCAGCTAAACGCAGTGCTAGGCATCCGATACTTGAACAGCTGCAGCATATGTTCTATTTAATAAAGCATCCTGTAGACGGCTTCTATGCTATTCGGTACGAAAACAAAGCAGGATGGTTAAGCAGCATACTGATACTTGTATTTGCATTAGCATCGTACGGATATATACAGGCGGGCACAAGCTTTGTCTTTAACCCTGCTGTGCATGTCGGTGTTGATCTGTTTCCCATTACAATTCAATTTATTGGAATATGGCTGGGTTTTGTCGTCTCCAACTATTTAATCAGCTCGCTTCTTAGAGGTGAGGGACGGTTCCGAGACGTATTTTATGGCAGCTGCTACGCGTTATTTCCGATTATTCTCATCGGTATACCTGTAACTCTGCTATCCAATGTGCTGACCTTAAACGAGCTGGCGATCTTTAAATTTTTGAAGCTGTTTATCGTTTTATGGGTAGTCTTCCTGTTCATATGGATGGTGCAGGGCATACACAACTATACCTTTATTGAAGCTATTTTTATTATCCTCTTGTCGCTGCTTGCGCTTGCGATAATTGTCATTCTTATTTTCATTTTAATTAGCCTAAGCATAGAATTGGTCAACTTTATTAATTCTTTATATCAGGAGGTGATCATCCGATGA
- a CDS encoding carbohydrate ABC transporter permease, translated as MLIISVIMILPIIYIFNHAFKPYHELFVYPPTFFVKEPNIQNFVELFWVTSNSIVPVSRYLFNSLFISAASVVGVTTVSALCAYPLSKHPFPGRAFLFATIILMLMFTPEVIQIPRYLVVSHLGIMNTYWGHLLPVLALPVGVFLLKQFVDQIPDSLLEAARIDGANEFIVFARIVIPMCMPAIATVAILAFQNSWGNVETSMLFMQDDEMKNFPFFLSTLTNNLANNVARQGAAAVAALIMLVPNLIFFVILQSKVISTMAHSGIK; from the coding sequence ATGCTTATCATATCTGTCATCATGATCCTGCCGATCATTTATATTTTTAATCATGCCTTCAAGCCATATCATGAATTGTTCGTCTATCCGCCGACCTTCTTTGTGAAGGAGCCGAACATTCAGAACTTTGTTGAGCTCTTTTGGGTAACGTCCAATTCGATCGTTCCGGTATCGCGCTATTTGTTCAATAGCTTGTTCATTTCGGCGGCGAGTGTTGTTGGCGTGACGACTGTGAGTGCGCTTTGCGCTTATCCGCTGTCAAAACATCCTTTTCCGGGCCGCGCATTCCTCTTTGCTACGATTATTCTGATGCTGATGTTTACGCCGGAGGTTATTCAAATTCCGAGGTATTTGGTCGTCAGCCACCTTGGCATTATGAATACGTACTGGGGGCATTTGCTGCCCGTACTTGCTTTGCCGGTAGGCGTTTTCCTGCTCAAGCAATTCGTGGATCAGATACCTGATTCGCTGCTGGAGGCTGCACGAATAGACGGGGCAAACGAATTTATCGTATTTGCTCGAATCGTCATTCCGATGTGTATGCCGGCCATCGCGACCGTTGCGATCCTCGCCTTTCAGAACTCTTGGGGCAATGTGGAGACATCGATGCTGTTTATGCAGGACGATGAAATGAAAAACTTTCCGTTTTTCCTATCAACATTGACCAATAACTTGGCGAACAATGTGGCACGTCAAGGTGCCGCTGCTGTAGCAGCGCTTATTATGCTCGTTCCGAATTTAATTTTCTTTGTTATTTTGCAAAGCAAGGTCATTTCGACAATGGCGCATTCCGGTATTAAATAA
- a CDS encoding sugar ABC transporter permease, with protein MSISLGKGLIVMWSRLWSYRISYLFIAPFLICFALFIVIPILAAVGLSFTYYNGIEPPRFIGWSNFQYLIAQDLLFLKYALPNTFKFAVIVGPGGYAAAFLLAWLISRLRGGVRKWVALAMYTPSLTVGIAMTIIWLPLLSGDRIGYLNSFLLKAGLIDVPKLWVTSPEFLMNSMIVVTLWSSMGVGFLAMLAGILNVDTVLYEAGRIDGIRNNIQELWYITIPSMKPQMLFGAVMAIVTTFKTGSIGVELSGQNPTPEYAGHLIVNHINDYGLIRFEMGYAATVSVFLLIFMYFANKLSWGLFGTKEE; from the coding sequence TTGTCGATCAGCCTTGGGAAGGGATTGATCGTTATGTGGAGTAGATTATGGTCGTATCGTATTTCGTATTTGTTTATCGCGCCGTTTCTGATATGCTTCGCTCTGTTTATCGTTATTCCGATTCTTGCAGCTGTAGGCTTAAGCTTTACCTATTACAACGGGATTGAGCCTCCTCGCTTTATTGGCTGGAGCAACTTTCAGTATTTGATTGCGCAGGATCTGCTGTTCCTAAAATATGCGCTGCCCAATACATTTAAGTTTGCTGTCATTGTTGGTCCCGGCGGTTATGCTGCCGCCTTCCTGCTCGCATGGCTTATTTCACGGCTGCGCGGCGGCGTTCGCAAGTGGGTGGCGCTTGCGATGTATACGCCATCGCTTACCGTTGGCATAGCGATGACGATTATCTGGCTTCCCTTGTTGTCGGGCGATCGCATTGGCTATTTGAACAGCTTTCTATTAAAAGCAGGCCTTATCGACGTGCCAAAGTTATGGGTGACAAGTCCAGAGTTTCTTATGAACTCGATGATCGTCGTCACATTGTGGTCGAGCATGGGTGTAGGCTTTCTAGCGATGCTGGCAGGAATTCTTAACGTGGATACGGTACTTTATGAGGCAGGAAGAATCGATGGCATCAGAAACAACATACAGGAGCTATGGTATATTACGATTCCGTCCATGAAGCCGCAAATGCTGTTTGGCGCCGTAATGGCGATCGTTACGACCTTTAAGACCGGATCAATTGGTGTTGAGCTATCCGGTCAAAACCCGACGCCCGAATATGCCGGGCATTTGATCGTGAACCATATTAACGATTATGGTCTCATCCGTTTTGAAATGGGTTATGCGGCGACGGTTTCGGTGTTTCTTCTTATATTTATGTATTTCGCGAACAAGCTCAGCTGGGGATTGTTCGGTACGAAGGAGGAGTAA
- a CDS encoding extracellular solute-binding protein, which produces MNKKRKWLVYGASIVIAVSLLNAGAAVNSESGDKTDTVQYDKLVTTFNYEVDPYFSDALAAWQEKGLSNATTSIQLDAAKPSRVSNEEEIKAGDYEGKSNILIWNTRSTGWVEYQVDVAESALYEIHVSYNPLKDGRKGPIGWEVTIDGQRPFREASSISLYRTWEDVRPILKNSDGDEIRPRSIDVSGWSEKPLTDSGGAYAQPLQWHFEQGTHTIRLQGFDPVALEQIKLVPSKQIPDYAEVKAAYADTPSLAGDVLTIQAEDFTSKNDTAIKLFSDKNSHTLPRYTGRIIYNTVGGPRWLEQNQEISWSFEVPESGLYKIGFRALQNTIAQKTSYRVVRVDGEVPFKQFLAYGFPYSTGWNGMILQDEKKNPYLLKLEKGKHTLSLAVTQSPIKSTVVDVEKLIAHLDAIDWDLRTITGSSSKKTIDRNRTWNMEQDFPGMTDKMALAADVMESLSKRVVKANGNKDSISQGLDTSAKDLRALLKKPEEIPYQVEEISSMREKFGTFIDTLLKQSLQLDEVYIIPEKTDAPKMEAGFFGRIWGSAQNFIYSFDARDSLNDLDDKKLNIWVQRGRDYVDQLQQLADESFTPETGIEVKVNLLPNAELLLMSNAAGVQPDIALGLTQDLPVDYAIRGTLQDLSDFEDFDQLYPKFSPGSWLPLHYDGGYYGVPETQSFQVLYYRKDILKRIGAEIPETWEDVYQLLPTLQQNFMNFYVNPKEFTHFFYQNGVEFYEPGGVKSGLDGPEAYRAFKQWTDLFNTYAVEREVPSFYQHFRSGTMPIGISDYNMYVQLSAAAPELNGRWGIALIPGTKQADGSISRWAGGGQRTGVIFDKSNKKAEAWQFLKWWLSAEVQEQYGSDLEAVNGVAFRWNTSNVEAFTHLPWKKEDAEIILNQWKWYKDIPNVPGGYFLEREIHNAWNRSVVGTANYMSSLEQAVRDINRELLRKQQEFGYINERGEQVNKLDIPIVDQPWEGIDRYVE; this is translated from the coding sequence ATGAATAAGAAACGGAAGTGGCTTGTCTATGGTGCCAGTATTGTCATTGCAGTATCGCTGCTTAATGCTGGAGCGGCAGTAAACTCAGAATCTGGAGACAAAACCGATACGGTCCAATATGACAAGCTCGTAACTACATTTAATTATGAGGTTGATCCTTATTTTAGCGATGCGCTGGCAGCATGGCAGGAGAAGGGGCTGAGCAATGCAACAACTTCAATTCAGCTGGATGCAGCGAAGCCATCTCGTGTATCGAATGAAGAGGAGATCAAAGCAGGCGATTACGAAGGTAAATCAAACATACTGATTTGGAATACAAGGAGCACAGGATGGGTTGAATATCAAGTTGACGTTGCAGAGAGTGCGCTGTATGAAATCCACGTTTCTTATAACCCTCTGAAGGATGGAAGAAAGGGACCGATCGGGTGGGAGGTAACGATAGATGGCCAAAGGCCGTTTAGGGAAGCCTCTTCCATATCCTTATATCGGACATGGGAGGATGTGCGCCCTATTCTGAAAAACTCAGACGGCGATGAAATTCGTCCTCGTTCGATTGATGTGTCGGGCTGGAGCGAGAAGCCGTTAACGGATTCAGGAGGGGCATATGCGCAGCCTTTGCAATGGCATTTCGAACAAGGAACGCATACCATTCGATTGCAAGGGTTTGACCCCGTTGCGCTTGAGCAAATTAAGCTTGTTCCGAGCAAGCAAATACCTGATTATGCTGAGGTTAAGGCTGCGTATGCCGATACGCCTTCTCTTGCGGGCGATGTATTGACGATTCAAGCGGAGGATTTTACGAGCAAGAATGATACGGCAATAAAGCTATTTTCGGATAAAAATTCACACACGCTGCCGCGGTATACAGGAAGAATTATTTACAATACGGTCGGCGGTCCGCGCTGGCTTGAACAAAACCAGGAAATCTCATGGTCATTTGAGGTGCCGGAGAGCGGCTTGTACAAAATAGGCTTTCGCGCGCTGCAAAATACGATAGCTCAGAAAACCTCCTACCGGGTCGTTCGAGTGGATGGAGAGGTACCGTTTAAGCAATTTTTAGCGTATGGCTTTCCTTATTCTACAGGTTGGAACGGAATGATTTTGCAGGATGAAAAAAAGAATCCGTATTTGCTTAAGCTTGAGAAGGGCAAACATACGTTGTCGCTAGCCGTCACACAATCGCCTATTAAGTCTACCGTTGTAGATGTCGAGAAGCTGATCGCTCATTTGGATGCGATTGACTGGGATTTGCGTACGATAACAGGTTCGAGCTCGAAGAAGACCATTGACCGCAATCGTACGTGGAATATGGAGCAGGACTTCCCAGGGATGACTGATAAGATGGCGCTGGCAGCGGATGTCATGGAGTCACTGTCGAAGCGAGTAGTTAAAGCGAACGGCAACAAGGATTCAATCAGTCAAGGACTCGATACATCAGCGAAGGATTTGCGTGCATTGCTTAAGAAGCCTGAAGAAATTCCTTATCAGGTCGAGGAGATTTCTTCGATGAGAGAGAAATTCGGCACTTTTATCGATACGCTGCTCAAGCAATCGCTGCAGCTGGATGAGGTTTATATTATTCCCGAGAAGACGGATGCTCCGAAAATGGAAGCTGGCTTTTTTGGCCGGATATGGGGTAGCGCTCAAAACTTTATTTACTCTTTCGATGCGAGGGATAGCCTTAACGATTTAGATGACAAGAAGCTGAACATTTGGGTTCAGCGCGGCAGGGATTATGTAGATCAGCTGCAGCAGCTTGCTGATGAGTCGTTCACGCCAGAAACAGGCATTGAGGTAAAGGTGAACCTGCTTCCAAATGCTGAGCTTTTGCTTATGTCTAATGCAGCTGGCGTGCAGCCGGATATTGCCCTTGGCTTGACGCAGGATTTGCCAGTCGATTATGCCATTCGCGGTACGCTGCAGGATTTAAGCGATTTTGAAGATTTTGATCAGCTGTATCCGAAGTTTAGTCCGGGTTCATGGCTGCCGCTGCACTACGATGGCGGTTATTATGGCGTGCCGGAAACGCAGTCGTTTCAAGTTCTCTATTATCGCAAGGATATTTTGAAGCGTATTGGAGCTGAAATTCCCGAGACATGGGAGGACGTATATCAGCTATTGCCAACGCTGCAGCAAAACTTTATGAACTTCTACGTAAATCCGAAGGAGTTTACGCATTTTTTCTATCAAAACGGCGTGGAGTTTTATGAACCCGGCGGTGTGAAATCAGGTCTCGATGGTCCAGAAGCTTATCGTGCCTTCAAGCAGTGGACGGATCTATTTAATACATACGCTGTGGAGCGGGAGGTGCCGAGCTTCTATCAGCATTTCCGCAGCGGAACGATGCCAATCGGCATATCGGATTACAACATGTATGTGCAGCTTTCGGCTGCTGCGCCTGAGCTGAATGGCCGCTGGGGCATCGCGCTTATTCCCGGTACGAAGCAAGCGGACGGATCGATAAGCCGCTGGGCTGGCGGGGGGCAACGTACGGGTGTCATTTTTGACAAGTCCAATAAAAAAGCAGAGGCATGGCAATTCCTGAAGTGGTGGCTGTCAGCTGAGGTGCAGGAGCAATACGGCTCTGACTTGGAAGCGGTCAATGGCGTCGCTTTCCGCTGGAATACGTCCAACGTGGAAGCCTTCACGCATCTGCCGTGGAAAAAGGAGGATGCTGAAATTATTTTGAACCAGTGGAAATGGTATAAGGATATTCCGAATGTGCCCGGCGGATATTTCTTGGAACGCGAGATTCATAATGCATGGAATCGATCCGTTGTTGGAACAGCGAATTATATGTCCTCCTTGGAGCAAGCCGTTCGGGACATTAACCGCGAGCTTCTAAGGAAGCAGCAGGAATTTGGCTACATCAATGAGCGAGGCGAACAGGTGAATAAGCTGGACATTCCTATTGTCGATCAGCCTTGGGAAGGGATTGATCGTTATGTGGAGTAG
- the ugpC gene encoding sn-glycerol-3-phosphate ABC transporter ATP-binding protein UgpC, which yields MAGVTINHLYKRYGKDKHAVVQDFQLEIKDKEFIVFVGPSGCGKSTTLRMIAGLEEISEGEIYIGEQLVNKLPPKDRDISMVFQNYALYPNLSVYENIAFGLRMRKLPKHEIDLAVKNASRILEIEPYLNRKPKELSGGQRQRVALGRAIVRDPKLFLMDEPLSNLDAKLRVTMRMEITKLHKKLGTTFIFVTHDQVEAMTMADRIVVMKGGVIQQCDTPELIYSKPSNTFVASFIGSPQINFIHGRVQENPQGRLEFHTNRFQLKLNEVMEDILRRNNQLNKSVILGIRPENVKLEGLFSETIITGTYKDNELMGADRFLYLDIGQEKLLIARVDPDNRFAENEKVKVELDLSKAHFFHKDTGERFTE from the coding sequence ATGGCGGGAGTAACGATTAATCATCTATACAAAAGATATGGGAAAGACAAGCACGCGGTTGTGCAGGATTTTCAGTTGGAAATTAAAGATAAGGAATTTATCGTATTCGTCGGTCCTTCCGGCTGCGGCAAATCGACGACATTAAGAATGATTGCGGGGCTTGAAGAGATCTCCGAAGGCGAGATTTATATTGGAGAGCAGCTCGTCAATAAGCTACCTCCGAAGGACCGTGATATTTCGATGGTTTTCCAGAACTATGCCCTCTACCCCAATCTAAGTGTATACGAGAATATTGCGTTTGGACTGAGGATGCGCAAGCTTCCGAAGCATGAGATCGATTTGGCGGTAAAAAATGCTAGCCGAATTCTGGAGATTGAGCCGTATTTAAATCGCAAGCCAAAGGAGCTGTCGGGCGGTCAGCGCCAGCGGGTGGCGCTTGGCAGAGCTATCGTGCGCGACCCAAAGCTGTTTTTGATGGATGAGCCGTTGTCTAACTTAGATGCCAAGCTTAGAGTTACGATGCGAATGGAAATAACGAAGCTGCACAAAAAATTAGGCACAACCTTTATATTCGTTACGCATGACCAGGTGGAAGCGATGACGATGGCGGACCGTATTGTCGTGATGAAGGGCGGCGTCATTCAACAATGTGATACGCCGGAGCTGATCTACTCCAAACCTTCAAATACGTTTGTTGCGAGCTTCATAGGTTCTCCTCAAATCAATTTCATTCATGGACGCGTGCAGGAGAATCCGCAGGGGCGATTAGAGTTTCATACGAATCGTTTTCAATTGAAGTTAAATGAAGTGATGGAGGATATTTTACGCAGAAATAACCAACTAAACAAATCGGTAATATTAGGTATAAGGCCGGAAAATGTGAAGCTGGAAGGCTTGTTTTCGGAGACGATCATTACCGGAACCTATAAGGACAATGAACTTATGGGCGCTGATCGTTTTCTTTATTTGGACATCGGACAGGAGAAGCTGCTCATTGCACGCGTCGATCCCGATAATCGTTTTGCTGAAAATGAGAAGGTGAAGGTAGAGCTTGATCTATCGAAGGCTCATTTCTTTCATAAGGATACGGGTGAAAGATTTACAGAATGA
- a CDS encoding aldo/keto reductase, with protein sequence MEYRKLGRTGLKVSEVSLGTMAFGRWIDEEASAAILDAALDHGINLVDTANVYGEGESERILGNLLKERRHQIVLATKVHGRVGEGVNDSGQSRYHIYKAVEDSLKRLKTDYLDLYQVHRFDPNTPLEETLRALDDLVRQGKVRYIGASNFAAWQLAKAHGISALHTLHRFESLQPEYSIISREIEKEIIPFVQSEQVGVIVYSPLGRGILSGKYRAGEAPPEGSRLAAGEQRLEELLKKNAIPVAEAIRPLAEEKGLTQAQYALSWVLSRPGITSAILGASKLEHITEAAKSWDVKLSAEELAKADEATSNLEPAKEAIPS encoded by the coding sequence ATGGAATATCGTAAATTGGGAAGAACAGGACTAAAAGTATCTGAGGTGAGCTTAGGTACAATGGCGTTTGGAAGATGGATTGATGAGGAGGCATCTGCTGCGATTTTGGATGCCGCTCTGGATCATGGCATTAACCTCGTTGACACTGCTAATGTATACGGGGAAGGCGAGTCGGAACGTATACTGGGCAATTTGTTAAAAGAAAGGCGTCATCAAATCGTGCTGGCAACCAAGGTTCATGGCCGCGTAGGCGAAGGGGTAAATGATTCGGGGCAAAGCCGCTATCATATTTACAAGGCTGTTGAAGACAGCTTGAAACGGTTGAAAACCGATTATTTGGATCTGTATCAGGTACATCGATTTGATCCTAATACCCCCCTTGAAGAAACGCTTCGAGCTTTAGATGATCTGGTGCGTCAAGGGAAAGTAAGATACATAGGCGCTTCTAATTTTGCTGCATGGCAGCTTGCGAAGGCTCACGGTATAAGCGCGCTGCATACCCTGCATCGCTTCGAAAGTCTCCAACCGGAATACAGCATCATCTCGCGTGAAATTGAGAAGGAAATTATACCTTTTGTGCAATCGGAGCAAGTAGGCGTCATCGTTTATAGTCCGCTTGGCAGAGGAATACTCTCTGGCAAGTACCGGGCTGGAGAAGCGCCGCCTGAAGGATCACGGCTTGCGGCAGGCGAGCAAAGGCTGGAGGAGCTTTTGAAGAAAAATGCAATTCCAGTTGCTGAGGCGATTAGACCTTTGGCGGAAGAAAAGGGTCTTACTCAAGCGCAATACGCATTGTCTTGGGTACTGAGTCGTCCTGGCATTACTTCGGCGATTCTAGGCGCTTCGAAGCTTGAGCATATTACGGAAGCTGCAAAAAGCTGGGATGTTAAACTAAGCGCTGAGGAACTGGCGAAGGCTGATGAAGCAACCTCCAATTTGGAGCCGGCAAAAGAAGCCATTCCGAGCTAA
- a CDS encoding YezD family protein: MSRTVEVADEWLKRIQDQLAGVQYGIVQITIHNGQIVQIDRTERSRYEVEKLPSAARKQR, translated from the coding sequence ATGTCCAGAACGGTTGAGGTTGCTGATGAATGGTTAAAGCGAATACAGGATCAATTGGCAGGCGTTCAATATGGCATCGTTCAAATTACGATTCATAATGGTCAAATTGTACAAATTGATCGGACGGAGCGCAGCCGTTACGAGGTGGAGAAGCTGCCATCTGCTGCTCGCAAGCAAAGATAA
- a CDS encoding nitroreductase family protein has protein sequence MNNDTCIVIHGNGFAVFDCKSRSLENWRRMPTECRIGCRVPSFYSKEEEMGIVSHVGFGANAQSLEQQYSKEVADARSPDYPVHPLILNRWSPRSYSEQLVSDEELYTVLEAARWAPSSSNLQPWRFYVAREEAEHEQFRKFIVPGNRLWTDHAPVLLLLASEAVKQDGNPNVSHAFDTGAAWATLALQARLLGLSTRAVGGFDRAEARKILEVPEHIALHAVIALGHRGGLDTLDEKFRDKEIPNGRRPLAESLLEIKVD, from the coding sequence ATGAATAATGACACTTGCATCGTCATTCATGGCAATGGTTTCGCTGTATTTGATTGCAAGTCGCGCTCGCTAGAAAACTGGAGGCGCATGCCAACCGAATGCCGAATCGGTTGTCGTGTGCCTTCTTTTTATTCTAAGGAAGAGGAGATGGGGATAGTGAGTCATGTTGGTTTTGGAGCTAATGCTCAGTCACTTGAGCAGCAATACAGTAAAGAGGTTGCCGATGCAAGAAGCCCTGATTATCCTGTACACCCGCTTATTCTGAATCGATGGTCGCCACGATCCTACTCGGAGCAGCTTGTGAGCGATGAAGAGCTTTATACGGTTTTGGAAGCTGCAAGATGGGCGCCATCGTCGAGCAATCTGCAGCCTTGGAGATTTTATGTGGCAAGGGAAGAAGCCGAGCATGAGCAGTTCCGCAAGTTCATCGTGCCTGGCAACCGCTTGTGGACAGACCACGCACCTGTGCTGCTGCTTCTAGCTTCTGAAGCGGTTAAGCAAGATGGCAATCCGAATGTGTCGCATGCTTTCGATACAGGAGCTGCTTGGGCAACTTTGGCGCTGCAAGCGAGGCTGCTTGGTCTATCGACTCGTGCTGTTGGAGGATTCGACCGAGCGGAAGCTCGCAAGATTTTAGAAGTACCCGAACATATTGCACTGCATGCCGTCATTGCACTCGGTCATCGTGGAGGACTTGATACGCTCGATGAAAAGTTTCGCGATAAAGAAATTCCGAATGGGCGTCGTCCCTTGGCTGAGAGTCTATTGGAGATTAAGGTAGATTAA